A stretch of DNA from Bacteroidales bacterium:
TACTAATTTAGGTGTACGTTTTTCCAGCTATAATATTAAAAATCAAAATTATTATTCAATAGAACCAAGGATACTTTTAAATTTTATTCTATGTAAAAATTTATCCTTAAAATATTCATTTTCAAAAATGAATCAATATGTACATCTTCTTAGTTATTCTGGAGTAGGTATGCCATCGGATTTTTGGATGCCAACAACAAAAAATGTAGTACCTGAAATATCTTATCAAAATACCATTGGAATAGCACAATCTCTTTTTGAAGATAAATTTGAGTTTAGTATTGAATCATACTATAAAACAATGAATAATCTTATAACATTTAAAAAAGGAGAATCATTTTTTGGAAGTACTGATAATTGGGAAAATATAATTGAAAAAAATGGAACAGGTAATTCTTATGGTTTGGAATTATTCCTTCAAAAATTAGAAGGAAAAACTACCGGATGGATAGGATTTACATTATCAAAAGCAGACAGAAAATTTGACAACTTAAATAATGCAGAAGTATTTCCTTTTAAATATGACAGAAGATATGATATTGGAATGGCAATAATACATAAAATAAAAGAAAATATAAATTTTTCCGCCACATGGACATATGGTTCCGGTTATCCAATTACTATTGCAACTGAAAAATATACCGCTTCGGGTGAAGATGTTTATGTTTTTGATGAAATAAATTCTTTTAGAATGAGAGATTATCACAGATTAGATATTGGAGTTAATTTTAACAAAAAAACAAAATGGGGGGAAAGAACATGGACAGTAAGTATATTTAATGTTTATAACAGGCAAAATCCATATTTTTACTATTATGACAGAGAATTAATAGATATGATTAATACCTGTACTGACGGTTATTGTATTGAACCAGTATATAGTGAATTAAAATTATACCAGCAAAGTTTATATCCTTTTTTCCCATCATTTAGCTATAGCTTCAAATTTTAATAAAAACGAATTCTTATGAATATAAAAAAATTATTTATACTTTTTTCTATTATTCTGTTTGTTCATACGATAAAAGCACAAATAAATACCGGCATTAACGGAATAATTGTTTTACCGGTACCAGAAAATAAAACAACAGTTAGTGAAATTAGTTGTGGGGCTGGTGGAGTTTATTATCTGGGTTATACTCTAAAGGAAAGGCTTGATATTAATTTTGAGTATTCTTATTTATTTATCTATTCTACAATAATCTATCAATATAGAATTAGTTCAATAAGTTCAAATTTAAAATTTTTTTTAAGTAAAAAAAGTTTACGTCCATTTTTAAATTTTGGTGCAGGATATTATTTTAAAAGATTTGACCAACCTTTTACAGATAAGGATTATAAAGAAAGAAGTTTTGGTATTAAGCCTTCAATTGGAATATTATCTGAAACAAATAGATATAAAAATTTATTTATTAATTCAAGTATATCTTATATAAGAACATTTAATGAATATCCTATTGAACTATTTAGTTTTAATTTAGGTTTTATTTATTATTTTGAATAAAATAAACAAGAACACCATCCTTTAATAAGAACTTATACCAAACTGCTATTAAAATTGTTATAAATGGTATGGTTCTGTATTACACAAATTAAAACTTACAATTAAAAATAATATTCTTAATTTTGGATAGAAAATCTTCACATTAATTATTGTATGACAAATTATAAAAAAGTCAATGAAATTATATCATATATCTATAAAGAGTTAAATAATTTATATCCAAAAGAAGAAATTAAAAGTTTTATATCCCTGATATTTGAACATGTATTAAATTATTCCAAAACAGATATTCATCTTAATGAATTAAAAATTATACCTGCCGAATATGTAAAAAAAATAATAGACATTATTGGGAAACTAAAAAGATATCAGCCAATACAATACATTATTGGACATACTTATTTTTATGATATTAAAATAAAAGTATCTACGGATGTATTAATTCCCAGACCTGAAACAGAAGAATTAGTTGACTGGATAATTTCAGAAAATAAAAAAAATAAACTCAGAATAATTGATATCGGAACCGGAAGCGGTTGCATTGCTATTGCACTTTCAAAAAATCTTAATGACACCCAAACAGATGCTACTGATATTTCGCAGAAAACCCTCAATATTGCAAAAGAAAATGCCATATTTAATAATGTAAAAATTAATTTTTATAATTTTGATATTCTATTCTGGCAGGATTTTCCATTAAATAATAAATACGATATTATAGTCAGCAATCCACCATATGTCAGGGAAGCAGATAAAAAATTAATGAAAGCAAATGTTTTAGAGTTTGAACCGCACTCTGCTCTTTTTGTTCCTGATACAAATCCTTTGATATTTTATGAAACAATTGCTGATTTTGCTATAAAATATTTAAAAAATAATGGT
This window harbors:
- the prmC gene encoding peptide chain release factor N(5)-glutamine methyltransferase; the encoded protein is MTNYKKVNEIISYIYKELNNLYPKEEIKSFISLIFEHVLNYSKTDIHLNELKIIPAEYVKKIIDIIGKLKRYQPIQYIIGHTYFYDIKIKVSTDVLIPRPETEELVDWIISENKKNKLRIIDIGTGSGCIAIALSKNLNDTQTDATDISQKTLNIAKENAIFNNVKINFYNFDILFWQDFPLNNKYDIIVSNPPYVREADKKLMKANVLEFEPHSALFVPDTNPLIFYETIADFAIKYLKNNGKLYFEINELLSTETIQLLKRKGFAKTELKKDINGKFRMIKAVYKNDVAN